In Panicum virgatum strain AP13 chromosome 5K, P.virgatum_v5, whole genome shotgun sequence, the genomic window TCCTTCTTCAGTGCATTGTTGATCATCAAGCACTTCCCTACCTTTTAAATCTTCTGGTAAcaaatcaaaagaaaaatgtCAAAAAAGAAGCTTGCTGGACAATCTCCAACATCACAGCTGGAAACCAGGAGCAGATTCAGGTTTGTAAACCTCACTAAACATTGTTGTTTGGCAAATTGATAGGCTTGGACATAGTAGAGCTACTAAACAGAGGTAATTGTGAAATTTGTGAAGCTGCCATGTATCATTGGGGGGGTCCATGTTAAATTCAATTTTTGTTTGCTGATTATAGTTTACTGAAGTCTAACTTTTATTTTTACTCATCTTCTAGGCTGTGATCAACGGAAACCTTGTTGGTCCTTTGGTGCATCTGATGCGTACTGCTGAGTGCGCTGTCAGAAATGAGGCTGCTTGGGCAATTAGTAATGCCACATCTGGTGGGACACATGATCAGATAAAGTATGCTAGCTGTTCTCCTTTGTTTTTGTGCTTCTGTGAACTTACGCAATGAATTGCCAATTTATTAACACGTCATTTGTTGCTAGGTATCTTGTAGACCATGGTTGCATCAAAGCCTTTTGTGATTTCCTTGGTTATTCTGACCCTAGTATATTGAAGGTTTGTTTGGAGGGCCTTGTGAATGTCTTGAAGGTTGGGGAGGCAGAAAAGTCCTTGGGGGCTTGCCATGCCAACATGTatgcacagatgattgaagatGCTGATGCTTTGGACAAGATTGTGGACCTCCAGAACCATGACGATGATATGATATATCAGATGGCGACTTTCTTGCTTGAGACGTTCTGGGTAGAGGAAGATGATGTCATGCCCTCAGAGGGTAATGCCCCACTGGATGGTTTCAACTTTGGATGAAGGTATGCTTCTCTTCACTGGTGATTCGAATTGTCTCTGTAAGTTTTTCAGATCAAGTGATGCTTTATTGCCCTGTGGCACAGATTGTCGGGTGTTCATTTGGAAGTTGAATGTGGGCACTGGCCATTTGCATTGCGGCGTTTCGATCGCAACGTCGGGAGAGTCATGTTACTCTGTCATGGTCGGGTCCGGTCAGCCTGGTCTCAGGCGCAGTCATCATTGGTCAGGTCCTGTCAGCATGATATTAGGCGCAGTCATCAGGGTCGCTGGAGTTTCAGTCAATTGGCTGCACTGCTATTGTGCGCCTTGGTGCATCTTCCCTGCTGATGATTCATGTGGTCTGTAGCTCTCCATACGGCGAAGTGGAGACTGCAATGAGGTCGGGCTTGAGGCATGGCATGATCTTGTCGCTTGCGTTGTTGGAGTGAACTCTTGTTTTCACCTCTGGCCTGAGGCTTTGGTGTATCTGTTGAGGTGAAAGAGTAGAAAGGTTGGTTCTTGTCATGGCATCTAGTGATGTAAAACGTTGTCTTCACCAGCTGAAGTCATAATATAGATATCATAAGCATGTCTGAGGGTTTTGGAAGGCCTACTcgaatctgtttttttttttttgaagcattACTCTCTGGGCTATTTTAAACAATTTTTCTGCTAGTGCGCCCTCGTACTTTAGCTGAACATGTATGGCTTATTTGTGCGCATTGTACTATGTGTTGGCTAGCTGGCTTGGTCCGGAGGCTTGGCTTGGCCTTGTTAAGTGAGCGAGTACTAGAAATTGAAGTTTAGCTCGGCTATTTGAGCTGAGCTCGCGCCGAGCTCATGTTGTGTTTCGAGTCCTAATTCTTTGGTTGATCGAGTGGAGTTAACTTCCAGCGACCCCAGCCGGGCCGCTTCTTTCTTTCTTATAAAGCTGCTCCATGCATACTTTTCGACccaggtcttgtttagttgtaaaatttaaaattccaaatctatcacatcaaatgagAATCTtatatacatggagtactaaatttAGACGAAATAAACAACTAATAGCGTAAATTACGagagaatctaatgagcctaattaggtcatgattagacattaaattgctacagtaatcatgcgttaataataaattaattaggctcattaaattcgtctcgcagtttacatATGAgttatgtaattaattttgtgattagtctatatttagtatttcaaatgtgaaaagattctatttcaaaaattttacaccccGCAACTAAACGAGGCCCCACTTTCTGGATTTTGCCTATGAGATCTGATTACAAACAGCAGTAACAAAAATTCAGGGGACCAAACAGCGTCTAACTCATTTCCGAAGCTCAAATGGCCTAAGCGGGTAAGGAGGTCAACTGTATCACTACTAAAGAGACCCCATCACCGTCGGGTCTAAATTGGAATTACTGTTGGATTAGATTCGACGGTGATGAGGTGTGCAACCGGTGGTACCGCtgattaaaaaacaaaaaagatatgCCCACCGCGCCTGCTCCACCGCTTGTTCCGCCACCTCCGACGCCATGCCTTCCACCACTCGCCCCAACTACTCCACCCTATCTCCCCCTATCGCGCCCGCTCCGCCCCCATCGCCAGCTGTGCCAGCCGCACCTGCTCCGCCCTGCCACACCTGCTCTGCAGCCCTGCTGCCCCTTGCGCCGCTGCTCCGAGTCTTGGGACCGTGCGCTGCCACCGTCGGAGAGAAGGGAAGCCACTGCAGCCCGCACACTCGGTTTGCACGCTCCAGCGCACCTTGTGCCGCCCATGCGGCCCTTTGCAGGGCCGCAGAGAGTATGGGAGCTGGaggcgcggtggaggaggggcaggggagaggaggggtaggggaaggaggcggcggcgggagagagAAGACAAGATAGAGGATTGGGGGAAGAGGAATGGGAGGTGGGAGAAAAAtgattgagagagagagagttagagaGGAGGTGGGATCAGAAAGCCAAAGAGGAGTAGCCTGCTGGCAACTTGCATTGGCATCACAGCCAGACCTTAAGATGAGCCGGCGGTGATAAGTGGGCATCACCGTTAGATCTTATTGCGAGGCGGCGGTGATGATTGTCGTACCTATCACCGCTGGTTCGTATTACGATCCGATGGTGTTAATAAGACATTTGGGATGTGctgttttgtagtagtataGAGCTGCGCATCAAATCAAGCGCTCTCGGCATGATAATTGCCTAACACTATCGATAAGTAAATGTTGCACCTAGTACATATTGGAGCTATACTCTCAGTCATCAAAAGTCTGCCTATCAAGATTTTAGACTCACTAGCGAGGCTTCTGCCAAGTCAAATGAACTACTTGTCATAAAAGTAAGTCTCATCACTTACTCTTCTGATCACCATAATTATGTCGTTTTCACTACAGAGTTTCTTCACGAAGAAGATATCTTATTATCCCATCATATTGTTATTGCTTCCTCTTCACATCAAATCGGAGGGTTAACAGACTATGAATTAATTACCGAAAAGTATATACCTAAAACTACAACAAAATATTTGTACTAAAGTATATGATATCATATATTGACTGTATAAATCTACTCACgtgtagtccaacaaaatgatattttattttttgaatttttttgatttattatgatttttcaaagattcagccaaaataaacataaaaaaataaaccAGTAACTATAACTCAGGCATATATTAATTTAATGACCATGAGATTTTTACTACAACTCAAGCATATAATGATTAACCCACTATAAATTTTACTATAATTAGACCATAAAAACTGTAgctatgaattaattataaaaaatatattttaaactATAACAAAAAATTTGTACTAAAGTACTTTATAGTTTTACTCACCTGGAGTCCAACataattagattttttattttatgatttttttatttattgtaaTTTAAAGATTCAgctaaaataaacataaaaatcATGTGTCTAGTTTTAAAGAGATGAGGGAGCAAATATATTCGGTTTTGCGATAGTTGAGGGAGgtaaaatagtttttttttctaaatatatTCATGCACACAAGCAGCCCAGGCATGAAAACAGTATGGGCCTTCTTTCTGGGTTGGGTTCAGAAAAATATTTTGGCCTAATATTCTTTCCTCAAGCCCGGCTCTACGAGTACCGTGGGCCGGACTCTACTACAGTAGTGTTTcatggtgttttttttttatttttatatttttcaaaatcgttttttatataaatatattttcggtttcataatttacagttttgtacccctaccgcccggctgcggggcggccggccccctgccgccctactgccgggcggtagggacctaaatgtaaataaaatttatttttaatcacaTTTTAGCCCCTGGGGGAGgccgccgcccggcagccgggcggccggtaCCCGCCGCCcagtggcggggcggtaggccaggcagccgtccggcagggggcggcatcCCCCCTCTACATAAAAGGCTgagctcccccctcctccctcatttgcttcccacgacatccagagaggggaagggagagaggaggggtgagggagggagttgcagcggcgaagctctcccggattttggatccgaaccacaggtaataaatatttctcaactttcttattctaaattttttgtatgtttaattttataattagtgtatgcagcagtaatgatattttagtGATTTAGGTactatttttattataatttatgTAGAATTAGGAttcatttttagaaaaaccatttaggtttaccaaccatttttgtggtattgattagttgtttaatgtgagaaaaatttttaaaaaagctcagaaattgtagaaaatgctagaaaagtatatgaaaaattcagataaattgtagaaaatgcagaaaaattgtagaaaatgttagaaaaatttatttataaaaatttatttataaaaatttatttatgaaaatttattgtacaaaaattgtaggaaatgctagaaaatgctagaaaagtttatgaaaatttcagataaaatatagaaaatgcagaaaacttatattttttgtgttaggtatggccgaagatactccagctctacttgaccgagtcatagactcgtcgcaccggtcctttcTTGCAGTGGTTCAGTGCATGAAACTTAACATGtcgcgtccacgtccaccagcggagttgattcctgttgacccacgatgagtgcccaggtgatatgtcgtcggattatgtttATGAGAATACGTTTGTTTCGTATACGTTTCCTATATAAtgtacttacctttgatcgttcTACTTTTGAGGTTGAgtgaggctggtcttcttactataggtcgtcttgctgagagtggtttAGCAAAGCTGGACAGGTCCATACTGACGGCTctggttgatagatggaggcttgagacacacaccttccacctcccttgtggggagatgtcACCGACCgtacaggacgttgcgatgctgctgggtcttcctattagtggggatgccgtagggcCTCGCGTTGTTCCGTctacgtggttggacgatctagaagagcgttttgcaaatattgacatcgcgattgatgtAGAGGAGCACTCAAAAGCAACAGGGCCTGCCAAAGTCATGAATTCTGCAGTTCCAGGTACATACCTCGTTTTATTATGAGtaatgttagagttatgcttttgactattgcagttatggttttattttataattgatcttgtactcataaatgtttatcttttttatgcagtccgacaatttggcacatgatgctgatgaggatagcgtcactcgatcccttgaggcatacctattgtggttgtttggatacataatgttcaacaactcacacggggcctatgtggatagggtgcttgtgccttacgcacaggagatcgcagaggcagctgtggaggaaatgcctcaatacagttggggttcagcggtacttgcagccacgtaccgtggcctctgcaaggcatcggtgcaaaataagcacaacgcaattcttacaggatgtccgattctgctacagctttggtcgtacgagaggatagcaattggtcgtccgattatcgaccactcaccgtatgagccggatatgtacggtgacaccgaggatgataggcccaccatgggggctctctggtacgctcgtcaggtacggaaatgactgctactcgtactattctgttggcaattctgttgctttatttgaccctctttgtatttcttattgGTATATATTATTAATTTCGTGCAGAAGAGTTGGGCCCACGTACAGTCTCGGCGGTCCTATCTTGAGTTTGTAGCTGAGTTTGATCGGTTGACACCTGAAGACGTTgtgtgggagccctactcccagttggctataaacactcgtgcaccgtttgggatatcttcggtttgctcTCAGGACCAGGGCCTTTGGATGACAACTACAGCATTGGTGTATGACGTTTACATTGAGGCCCACTGTCCGGACAGAGTCAGAAGGCAGTTCGGTCAAAGACAGTTGTATCCTGTGCTGTCAGCATTGGATCGGGTCCAACATCATGACCACATGTAACGATTCATATGTCATTTCAGTGATAGTGCATTGCTACTTTAACTAATCAATATCTAGTTTGTCGAGGGCTGGTCAACCCTTCTCGAACTTGTGGGTGACAAGGGTGCAGccttgggtcgatggctgggaccAGGCAGAGGAGAACATGGCGCTTCCGACCCCTGCACACACGGAGGCTTCGTACAGGGCGTACCTGAGCTGGTACCAGCCTAAGACTCGTTGCCGCTTGCTATATGCtgacatgcatccacagccACATGTTGCGACCCCACAGGATGGCTATGCACGACatagggatgaggcattagctggggcggtgattcaaagttatcatcgcttttcaaatactttggattaTAGTGGTaatgtcttttttttcttgcatgcagtttgaaatgtgcaggttgatggacgtagatgctagggcgaatttgatgaggattcgagcggtatctatgatggataggaatgagcaagagtcggcctggacccgagtttcacaaagagcacattccatgcttgaagcctttggtagccggacatcgtaCGAGGACTCCTACGGTTCGTCTCAAGCCTCAACCtcgtttccttgtggtcccacacAACAGTAGCCTTCCCCagcaccttattggtctcaACAGCATTATTcaggtacgtgaggatacttactgacttcctactttgataacaacaattaattctcagtccatacaggtgatggacacccaccttatcaacctcacggagggacccagtttagtaccatgacaccagctgcagggatgtcatttcaaccaacacaggAACCACCACGATATTTTGGTaaacatatagtccatatcttaattttaattaattttgttatgaagtctaattccttttgcatttacatataggatcacaacacttatatgatgcgggaccttcttcgtattaccctatggcgacagcagaaggaacgcaaggtaaatacctaatccGTAACCCGAATTTATGATGttcttcttatttctatgaatattttaaataatttgaacggtttacaggatcgcaccacTAGCTTCCTGATATGAGTCCTTCTTCGTATCCACCACCAacaggtacgtatgatgaatatgtacccaaatagatgacttataagacgatgattaagatatcttaattgctactgcATAGGGGCCACACAAGATACTTTGGAGGCGAACTTCGAAGactggagtcggttattttctacacctaatcagcaggccgatcctaccttccagacacctgtGGCCACCGAACAtccaggtagagacgtagggcTTCCAGACCGACACATAccctacagaccacgtccacgcacaacgtaaaagaggtcgacatagccggggtggttaggaggtgcttctagttgtttctgtatttttgttatgaacatatcgtcatgttatacttatttcgttcctATGCATCATCTATTTCATTCTCATGTGCGTATGCGTATAAATTGCTcagttatacttttcatattcatctactttactaatggtttttatttctatccaaaatatctaaaaccacatctaatgccGCACTACCGCACTGACGTTCAAGGTTTAACTTGGGaggaggggcctgccgcccccctgccggctGGCTGTctggcctaccgccccgccaccgggcggcgggtacctgccacccggctgccgggcggcggcCTCTCCCTGGGGCCAAAATACGAttaaaacaaattttatttacattcaggtccctaccgcccggcaggaggacggtagggggccggccgccctacagccgggcggtaggggtacaaaactgtaaattatgaaaccgaaaatatagttctgtaaaaaacgattttgaaaaatataaaaaataaaaaagacgcatGCTTCAGGCATACAAAAGGAATACCAGGCCCGGCCCAGTCACCGAGGGCCCACCGTGTCATCGGCGCCCacccgccgcctcgcctcgcccaaTTCTCGCCGTCCTTCCGTCCGTATCaaaaccgccgccgctgctcctctcCTCATTTGGCCGGGTCTCGCAGTTCCCGCCCAACGGTTTCTCCCGCTAGGGTTCCCGGCGAGAGGCAATGTCGCTGCGACcgagcgagcgggcggagctgcgCCGGAACACCTTCAAGCCGTCGGTGGACCTGgacgcgcagcggcggcggcggcggcgctccgcggTCGACATCCGCAAGAGCAGCCGGGACAGCGCGCTCCAGAtatcgcgccgccccgccggcggggaggcggccctGCGCGCGCTGGCTTGGCACCCGTCGCCCCCGGTCCCCGAGACGAGGGTGAGTGGGTTTCCCGTCGGGGGGTTGTTCCCGTAATCTGGCGCTCCTGCACTTTGGATTTCCCTCCTCTTTTtttctcatgatttttttcccctttcGTTTCCCTCGTGTAGTCGGGGAGGATCCCGCCGCAGCTGGAAGAAGCGTTGGTCTCGGGTGACAGCAGCGTGCAGATGGCGGCCGTCAGGGAGTTCAGAAAGCTGCTCTCGACCGGTTTGTTGCTATTTCACCCAACCGGGTTTTCCTACCCCTGGCGTTTTGCTTTCTTGGAAGGAAATGAAATTTGTGGGAGTTCTTGCAATGTTATAAAATCTTACAGAAATTCGTCATCTGGTTCCACTGAATTTGCGTCCAAATCCGAGTTGTTTCGTCTAACTATCCATATTCGAGTTGCGTTGCGTCGCAACAGCCAACAACCCCACCCCCAATTAAAGAAAGCGTATGTCCAAATTGCAATTGATTTTTGTGTTAAGCTGCTCTGATCGTTAGCAATGTGTTCATCCAAAACTAACAGAGAACCCCCCGATCGAGGAGGTGGTCAGCTCTGGACTGGTGCCTGGCTTTATACAGTTGCTTCATAAGGAGGACTGCCCTGAGCTCCAGGTCAGAATAACATGCTGTGGCTTTGATAGGCACCATGTTTTAAAATTTCTTTGTTGGCCTTTTGAAATTGCACTTGCACAGTGCTGAAAATTGGAGTTACTCTGTGTTCAAATGAGAAGTATACTAACAAATAGATTGGACGGTTGTTGCTTTGCAAGCCTTAGTATGTGGATCGAGTTACTTGTTGATCACAGTGTTATCTGGTATATTTCACATTGACTTCTGTTACTGGGTGTTAATCCACTTTGAGACATTTTTaacattttttttggttttcttGTGGCTGCAGTTTGAGGTAGAGCGGCTTCTCACCACTATTGCTTTCGGCATAGTAGAGGAAACTATTGCTGTGCCCATCTTTGTGGAGCTTCTCAGTTCACCAAGCGAGGATGTCCGTGAACAGGCACGGAAACAATCAAACCATTGAAGTTTGTAATGCTCATACGTTTCATATTATTAGTATCATAAGTAATTGTTACAAATGGATCATTTCATTTAATTTTGTAGGTTGTATTGGCCCTGGGAATCTTGGCTAGTAACACCATAATATGCCGTGACGTGGTGCTTCCGCATGGTGCACTCTTCCCAGTGCTTCACCAGCTCTCTGGGCATGCCAAACTCTCAATGCTGCAGAAGGCGAGCTGGGCCCTCGCAAACATCTTCCATGGCTTGTCGGAGATCAGCTTAGTGCATGTACGGTGGTGCTCTACTTTCATAGTGGCCATATATGCTGTGTTATTGCTAATTTGGTTGATTGGGTTGTGATTGAGCAGGTGAAGTCGGCACTCCCAATATTGCGACAGCTCATTCACTCTGAAGATGATGAGGTCCTAAGTAATGCCTGCAGGGCACTCTCTTACTTGTCTGATGGTAGTGTTGACAATATCCAAGCTGTGATTGAAGCTGGAGCAGGCCCTCAGCTTGTTGAGCTCCTTAGGTATTGttttttactttgagcattaacaaaaagaaaaactggTTCTGAAGCtactaaattttttatttagccACTCTTCACATTCGGTGCTCGTTCCTGTGCTGCGTGTGATTGGTAACATGGTCAGTAGGGATGATGTTCAGATTCAGGTATTCATTATTTTCTAACAGATATTTTACTGTTGTATGTCTGATGTCTCAGTAACATTGAGTTGCTAATGTGTATATTCTCGTTTTATTGATATTACATGCATTCAGAAATGTCTAGTAACTGGTCATGCCTGTGTAATTACTATCTGCAACTCATTAGTAAGGTTCACCATTGTTTACCGTGATGACATTAATATTTGTGTTGTGTATGTTATTGTAACAGTTTTAATCAAATTTGAAGTTTAAATAATCACCTCTGTTTGATTTATTCACTGTTATGTGCTTATGTTAACCTCCTTCACGTTAAAGCAGCAGAGTGGTGATCAACTGATCATTgtaaaaactttttgcatatttTCTTGTGCCAGAAAAAACTTGTTTTAGCAATCACATGTGCATCTGTTTCCATTTGACCATTTCCTCCTAAAATTCATGCTATGTTCATCCAACTTATATCTGTTTTAAAATTGGAAGCTTGCATATGTGTACGTGTACCTCCCAAATATAATTATGGTGTTGCTATTGTAATCTGCTGATTtattttccttcttttgttttgttttcccTTGATTAACATATgttgtgttttttcttttccctcttattaatggttcaccttgctcTGCAGTGTATCATTGATCATCAAGCACTTCCCTATCTTTTGAATTTTATGACAACAAATCAAAATAAAGGCATAAAACATGAAGTTTGTCGAATCATCTCCAATATCATGGCTGGAAACAAGGAGCAGATTCAGGTTGTAAACTTTGAGCCAACATATTGCTATACTGCAAATGGATAGGGACGGTGGTAGAAGATATAGATTCAAACACTGGTATCCTTTTTGTAGTTGTGTGGTATAACCTTGTATTGGGAATAAACCTTTTAATTCTAACAAGTCAGAGTCACACAGATTAGCATATCATACCTCACCATATATTAGTTTTCATTTTGTTTGATGTGAACATGTTGTTTTTGAATTGATCTCCTGTTTGCTGCTTATATTATTCCTGAGGtttaatatatattattttgCTTGTAGAGTGTGATCGACGGGAACATGGTTGGTCCTTTGGTACATCTGATGCAAACTGCTGAGTTTGGTGTCAGGTATGAAGCTGCTTGTGCAATTGCTAATGCAGCATGCGGTGGGACACATGGTCAGATAAAGTATGTTGTTCTCTATTATGTTTTGTGCTTCTGTGCATTAATCCAAGCAATTACCCATTCCTTTACTAACAAAACGTTTGTTTGCTAGGTATCTTGTAAGCCAGGGTTGCATCAAGGCATTTTGTGATTTGCTTAGCTATTCTGACACCAGTATGTTGATGGTTTGTTTGGAGGGCCTTGATAATATCTTGAAGGTTGGGGAGGCCGAGAAGTCCCCATGGGGTTGCAATGTCAACACATATGCGCAGATGATTGAAGATAATGGATGGTTGGACAAGATTGAGAATCTCCAGAACCATGACAACAGCTGGATAGTTGAGATGGCTGCTTGTTTGCTCGAGACATACTGGTCAAAGGAAGATATAGCCATGCTCATGCCCTGGGAGGATCCTTTGTTAGGGTTAGCAGAAGATCCCCCAGGGGATTGCGACTTTGGCTAAATCCTGAAGGTATGCTTCTCATCAGTAGTGGTTTAAACTGTATGATCTTTTGCCTATCTTGGTATCCTTTCACTGGAGTGATGTTTTGTACTGTTCTTTTGCACAGATGGTCATATGCTTATTCGGAAAATGTGCCCTAGCTATCTGAATTGGTTCCTTTCAGTCTCAATTCAGGCAGTTTATAACGGTTAGCCAGTGGGCACACAATGAAAGCAGAGCCAGAATTAGCTGTTCTGCTATGTTGCTCTGCAGTTGACGCAATCTGGCATATGGCCCTCTATATGAGTAGCTGGAGAGAACTGAATGGGTATCTTTTCGCTTGTGTTGTCGATGTTAAAACTCTTGAACTGTCCTTTAGCCTGTTGCATGAGCTTTTGTTATATTCCCTGTTCTGGAGAGATGAGGAAGGTTGGTTTTCTTCATGGCGTCTGCTGTGTTGTAAAAGATAATGTTCACTACCTGAAAATTGATCAGGAAAAAAATTCCGGTGGGTTAATTGATCCCTATCACCGCTTTCTCGGTAGCTTCCGTTGCGGTTTAACTATACCCAAGCTGTTTGTCCCTTGTCAGGCAAAGAAGTCACATTCTGAAGCGAAGAACACGGTGCATCTTTCCAGCGTGATCCCAATCATGGGAGGGGTGATCCTCCCTGTTTCTGAGAAGATTCCCATGCTCCCGTGGTGCTAATCATCATTCGGCAGCGCTccaagaggagggaggaggtggtATTAAGTGTTATGCTATGTGCCTTGGCCTGCCCTACTGTG contains:
- the LOC120706852 gene encoding importin subunit alpha-1b-like produces the protein MSLRPSERAELRRNTFKPSVDLDAQRRRRRRSAVDIRKSSRDSALQISRRPAGGEAALRALAWHPSPPVPETRSGRIPPQLEEALVSGDSSVQMAAVREFRKLLSTENPPIEEVVSSGLVPGFIQLLHKEDCPELQFEVERLLTTIAFGIVEETIAVPIFVELLSSPSEDVREQVVLALGILASNTIICRDVVLPHGALFPVLHQLSGHAKLSMLQKASWALANIFHGLSEISLVHVKSALPILRQLIHSEDDEVLSNACRALSYLSDGSVDNIQAVIEAGAGPQLVELLSHSSHSVLVPVLRVIGNMVSRDDVQIQCIIDHQALPYLLNFMTTNQNKGIKHEVCRIISNIMAGNKEQIQSVIDGNMVGPLVHLMQTAEFGVRYEAACAIANAACGGTHGQIKYLVSQGCIKAFCDLLSYSDTSMLMVCLEGLDNILKVGEAEKSPWGCNVNTYAQMIEDNGWLDKIENLQNHDNSWIVEMAACLLETYWSKEDIAMLMPWEDPLLGLAEDPPGDCDFG